Proteins found in one Mytilus edulis chromosome 2, xbMytEdul2.2, whole genome shotgun sequence genomic segment:
- the LOC139512051 gene encoding uncharacterized protein codes for MNKFHWLILLSICFPKVYSQCSGSTLVIELQMFTKIYIESPNFQFENYTQNLNCSWRIITSSNTSILLYRIHHILPIQTNDILKIFKGLDEIGAVWIDTTNNDSPDKTIPGVVSVDGLYVQFSSDDDQTNDGKGFTIDIIESSDMSGRDCSKTSFLETESSPKFITSPKFPMNYQEDTECSWNISSTDNSVIVISVVYMDVEIKSSDSCYDYLLIGDSGQLCAEKEWYDESLYEYNDSVSIKFKSDDQVNKGGFVLSYMMLTKEPKTTENIGEQNTSTQPVSTSFLLTTIISHETSSDSSLSSTQSFNSSLTSTKLTETQTTDNDISSTQTASTSSLSITTSSQIIDAAESSTNLENTSSLFTTITEHPSTIDTTDQSTSTKDLTSSLFSTTLKESQSSDIIFSSTPTESPTLLSITQTTDTNDSSTWSQSTTIASPTTIDIVTAETSPISSTIALETTEDIKQPTTSSTAQEVENKSPVSSAATAGIITTAIIGVAGLGVLLAVIAYLMVKNIGEHHDTSTKQTKTNNTRVPDNTTPSWITLINSMKKPGCDPVFLNIENT; via the exons AACAAGTTTCATTGGTTAATACTGCTATCAATATGTTTCCCTAAAG TTTACAGCCAGTGTTCAGGTTCAACATTAGTCATTGAGTTACAGATGTTTACCAAAATATATATCGAGTCTCcaaattttcaatttgaaaattataCACA aaacctTAACTGCTCCTGGAGAATTATAACTTCTTCAAATACAAGCATTCTTCTTTATAGGATTCATCATATATTACCAATACAAACTAACGATATTTTGAAGATCTTCAAAG GTTTAGATGAAATTGGAGCGGTCTGGATTGATACCACCAATAACGATTCTCCAGATAAAACTATTCCTGGGGTAGTTAGCGTGGACGGGTTATACGTACAGTTCTCCTCAGATGATGATCAAACAAATGATGGAAAAGGCTTTACAATAGATATCATCGAATCTTCTGATATGT caggAAGAGATTGTTCTAAAACAAGTTTCCTGGAAACCGAATCTTCACCAAAATTCATTACTAGTCCAAAATTTCCAATGAACTACCAAGA GGATACCGAATGCTCATGGAATATATCTTCTACGGACAATTCAGTCATAGTAATATCCGTGGTGTATATGGATGTTGAAATAAAAAGTTCTGACTCTTGTTATGATTATCTCCTAATCGGTG ATTCTGGCCAACTTTGTGCAGAGAAAGAATGGTACGATGAGTCATTATATGAATACAATGACTCtgtttcaatcaaatttaaaagtGACGATCAAGTAAATAAAGGGGGATTTGTGCTCTCGTATATGATGTTAACAAAAGAACCAAAAACCACAGAAAATATTGGAGAACAAAACACATCAACGCAACCAGTAAGTACATCGTTCTTGCTTACAACAATTATAAGCCATGAAACGTCATCTGATTCGTCTTTATCATCTACACAATCATTTAATTCATCGTTGACATCAACAAAATTAACTGAAACACAAACAACGGACAATGATATTTCATCGACGCAAACAGCAAGCACTTCATCGCTGTCTATAACAACCTCATCACAAATCATTGACGCTGCTGAATCATCAACGAATTTGGAAAATACATCTTCACTTTTTACAACTATAACTGAACATCCATCTACAATCGATACTACAGATCAATCAACTTCAACAAAAGATTTAACTTCATCGTTATTTTCTACAACTCTTAAAGAATCACAGAGCTCAgatattattttttcttcaacACCGACAGAAAGCCCAACTTTGCTGTCAATAACTCAAACTACTGACACTAACGATTCATCGACGTGGTCCCAAAGTACAACCATAGCCTCTCCAACGACAATCGATATTGTGACTGCTGAAACCTCGCCAATATCTTCTACTATCGCATTGGAAACAACTGAAGATATAAAACAGCCAACTACAAGTTCAACTGCACAGGAAGTGGAAA ACAAAAGCCCGGTGTCATCAGCGGCAACGGCTGGAATTATTACAACCGCAATTATAGGAGTAGCAGGTCTTGGGGTATTGCTTGCTGTAATTGCTTATTTGATGGTGAAGAATATAGGAGAACATCATGACACATCTACCAAACAAACAAAGACTAACAATACACGTGTTCCCGATAACACGACTCCATCTTGGATAACTTTAATTAATTCGATGAAAAAACCCGGATGTGACCCAGtatttttaaacattgaaaatacttga